The Paenibacillus sp. BIC5C1 DNA segment CTATGACGGCAATCATTACAATTTTGATACCGTTCACAATCAAACTGTTCAATTGGGTGTGAATGATATTATTTACCAAATGAAGAAGGATCTTCACGCCAGGATTTGAGCAGTTCAAAGTCACTTTCCTGGATTGTACCCTCAGCCAAAGCCACATCCATCAAAGCGGTGTAATTGGACAGAGTTTGCAGCGGAATTCCCGCTTCTTCAAAGGCCTTAATGCCTTTGTCGAGCTGATAGCTGAATATCGCCAGTACCGCCAGTGGAGTCGCCCCGGCTACGCGTACTGCTTCAGCGGCTTTGATAGAACTGCCTCCTGTTGAGATCAGGTCTTCGATGACAACAACCTTCTGTCCTTCGGTGATCAGACCTTCAATCAGGTTCTCTTTGCCATGTCCTTTGGCTTTATCACGAATGTAAGCCATCGGCAGATTCAGCTTTTGCGCTACCCAGGCAGCATGCGGGATACCCGCGGTTGCAGTACCTGCGATGACCTCTGCATCAGGGTATTGATCACGAATGATCGCAGCAAAAGCTTCAGCAATGTCGTTACGAATCTCGGGATAAGACATCGTTAGACGGTTATCACAATAGATCGGTGATTTGATGCCGGATGTCCAGGTGAATGGCTGCTGTGGACGCAGCGCCACCGCTTTTATTTTCAACAGTTGGGAAGCAATATGGTTAGGAATCTCAGTAAGTTCGATCATGCGTTCAACATCTCCTTCAAAATGGTTTCTGCGGCTTCACGCGGATTGGGAGCGCCCGTAATTGGTCTGCCTACAACAATGTAATGGCTGCCTCTGGCAATGGCTTCACCCGGCGTCAGGACACGAGTCTGGTCTCCCAGGCCACTTCCTGCTGGACGAATGCCCGGTGTGACCGTGTGAAAATCACTGCCACAGGCTGCGCGGATCGCCGGTACTTCCAGCGGGGAAGCAACAACACCGTCCAGACCTGCCTCATGGGCCAGTCCTGCATAACGGACGACTGCTGCCTCAACGCTTCCTTGAATGCCGATCTCAGCATTCATCGTTTCCTGACTGGTACTGGTCAGCTGGGTAACCGCAATAATCTCAGGTCTTCGAAGAGAAGGATCAGCAGCCAGAGCCGCCTCTGCACCTTCACGAGCAGCACGCATCATGCTTGTACCTCCAGCTGCATGCACATTGAACATATCCACTCCCAGACGGGTGATGCTTTCAGCACCCCCACGAACCGTGTTTGGAATATCATGCATCTTCACGTCAAGGAATACCGAGTACCCCTTCGACTTCAGCTCGCGAATGAAGTCCGGGCCAGCGGCGTAAAAGAGCTGCATGCCCACCTTCAGATAACAGGGAATGCCTTCTAAGGCTTGTACCAATTCCTGTGCTTGTTCTGCTCCGGGATAATCGAGTGCCACCATCAGACGGCCAGCCATTGCATTGAAATTCGGGTGATTCATATTCCAGCGCTCCTTCCAAAAGCTTGATTTTTCCGTTTTTGCCCGATATAAAGGACATCCCGCCAGCCCGAAGGCTGACTGATGTCCTTGATCAGTGACAAATCGTCTTATTTATTGTACAAGAGCCGGCATAGCCTCAGAGGAGAAGTTGATTGTTTGAAGCATGATCAACAGGGCACGGATCGTATCCAGTGAAGTCATACATACAATGCCGTTCTCTACCGCCTCACGACGAATACGGAATCCGTCACGCTGCGGGGTTTTGCCTTTGGTCAGCGTGTTGAACACAAAGTTTGCTTCGCCGCTGCGAATCATATCGAGAATGTTCGGCGAACCTTCACTTAATTTGTTCACCGTCGTCACCGGAATGTTCGCTGCTTCAAGCGCAGCCGCCGTACCTCCGGTAGCCATGATTTTGTATCCCAGTCTATAGAAACCTTCCAGCAGTGGAACAGCTTCCTCTTTGTCTTTGTCCGCTACCGTTACCACGATTGCTCCGGTGGCCGGGATCTTCATGCCTGCACCGATAAGACCTTTGAACAACGCTTTAGCGTAATTCGGGTCACGACCCATAACCTCACCTGTGGATTTCATCTCAGGTCCAAGCGTTGGTTCCACGCGACGCAGCTTCGCGAAGGAGAAGACCGGAACTTTTACGGAAACATGATCCGATTCAGGCCACAAACCATCGACATATCCGAGGTCTTTCAGCTTAACGCCCAGAATGGCTTGTGTTGCCAGGTTCGCCATCGGAATGTTGGTTACTTTGCTCAGGAAAGGTACTGTACGGGATGAACGCGGGTTCACCTCGATGATGTACACTTGACCCTTATGGATAACAAACTGGATGTTAACCAAACCGATCGTTTTCAGTTCTTTTGCAATCTTGATTGTAATCTCTACAATTTTCTCTTTGAGATCCTGGGACAGGTGTTGTGGCGGATAAACCGCGATGGAGTCACCGGAGTGAACCCCTGCGCGCTCGATATGCTCCATGATGCCCGGAATCAATACCGTTTCACCATCACAGATCGCGTCAACCTCAACCTCTTTACCCATCATGTAACGGTCGATCAGAACCGGATGCTCCGGATTGATTTTAACCGCCTGTTCCATATAAGTCAGCAATTCAGCATCGGAGTATACAATCTCCATCGCACGACCGCCGAGTACATAGGAAGGACGAACCAGTACCGGGTAGCCGAGACTTTGAGCCGTTTCAACCGCATCATCTACCGAAATGACTGTTTTTCCTTTTGGTTGTGCAATTTCCAGACGGGAGAGCAAACGCTCGAACTTCTTGCGATCCTCTGCCTCATCAATGTTTTCCAGATCTGTGCCGAGAATCGTTACACCAGCGGCACGCAGTGGTGCTGCCAGGTTGATTGCCGTTTGGCCACCAAACTGTACGATAACACCTACAGGCTGTTCCTGTTCGATAACGTTCATTACATCTTCGAAGAACAGAGGTTCAAAGTACAAGCGATCCGATGTATTAAAGTCCGTGGACACGGTCTCCGGGTTGTTATTGATGATAACTGCTTCATAGCCTGCTTTTTGCAGAGCCCATACTGCGTGTACTGTTGAATAGTCGAACTCAATCCCTTGACCAATCCGGATTGGACCGGAACCAAGTACAACTACTTTTTTCTTGTCTGAAGGAATGACTTCATTCTCAGTTTCGTAAGTAGAGTAGTAATATGGCGTTGTTGCTTCAAATTCAGCTGCGCATGTATCTACCATTTTGTAAACTGGGCGAAGGTTTTCCTCTTCACGACGTGCTCTGACTTCAGCTTCTTTCGTCAGCGTGCCTCCTGGTTGACCTTGTGCACGCAGTTCTGCGATGGCACGGTCTGTGAAGCCAAGACGCTTCGCTTGATACAAGGTTTCGGAGGACAATTCAGCTTCTTCGCGAATGCGATCTTCGAAGCGGATCAGTCCTTCGAGTTTATCCAGGAACCACCAGTCAATTTTCGTCAGATCTTGAAGCTGCTGCAATGTATAACCTCTGCGGAATGCTTCGGCGATCAGGAAGATACGCTCATCGTCGGCTTTGACCAAACGCTCGTTCAGCGTTGCTTCATCCAGTGTTTCGGCATCTTTCAAGTACAGACGGTGTACGCCGATTTCCAGGGAACGAACAGCTTTATGAATCGACTCTTCGAATGTACGGCCAATCGCCATAACTTCGCCTGTCGCTTTCATCTGTGTTCCCAGTTTGCGGTTCGCCGAGATAAACTTGTCGAACGGCCAGCGTGGGATTTTGCTCACGATATAATCCAGTGTTGGCTCAAAGCATGCATATGTTTGACCCGTTACCGGGTTTACGATTTCATCCAGTGTGTAACCCATGGCAATTTTGGCAGCCATCTTGGCAATCGGATAGCCCGTTGCTTTGGAAGCTAGTGCCGAAGAACGGCTTACCCGTGGGTTAACTTCGATAACATAGTATTGGAAGCTGTGCGGATCAA contains these protein-coding regions:
- the pyrF gene encoding orotidine-5'-phosphate decarboxylase — encoded protein: MNHPNFNAMAGRLMVALDYPGAEQAQELVQALEGIPCYLKVGMQLFYAAGPDFIRELKSKGYSVFLDVKMHDIPNTVRGGAESITRLGVDMFNVHAAGGTSMMRAAREGAEAALAADPSLRRPEIIAVTQLTSTSQETMNAEIGIQGSVEAAVVRYAGLAHEAGLDGVVASPLEVPAIRAACGSDFHTVTPGIRPAGSGLGDQTRVLTPGEAIARGSHYIVVGRPITGAPNPREAAETILKEMLNA
- the carB gene encoding carbamoyl-phosphate synthase large subunit, translating into MPINKDLKKILVIGSGPIVIGQAAEFDYAGTQACQALKEEGVEVVLINSNPATIMTDTNMADKVYIEPITLDFVTQIIRQERPDGLLPTLGGQTGLNMAVELARAGVLERENVKLLGTQLTSIEKAEDRDLFRDLMRELEQPVPESVIVTTLEESLDFANEIGYPIIVRPAYTLGGTGGGICANEEELRETVVAGIRYSPIGQCLVEKSIAGMKEVEYEVMRDKNDNCIVVCNMENFDPVGVHTGDSIVVAPSQTLSDREYQMLRSASLKIIRALNIEGGCNVQFALDPHSFQYYVIEVNPRVSRSSALASKATGYPIAKMAAKIAMGYTLDEIVNPVTGQTYACFEPTLDYIVSKIPRWPFDKFISANRKLGTQMKATGEVMAIGRTFEESIHKAVRSLEIGVHRLYLKDAETLDEATLNERLVKADDERIFLIAEAFRRGYTLQQLQDLTKIDWWFLDKLEGLIRFEDRIREEAELSSETLYQAKRLGFTDRAIAELRAQGQPGGTLTKEAEVRARREEENLRPVYKMVDTCAAEFEATTPYYYSTYETENEVIPSDKKKVVVLGSGPIRIGQGIEFDYSTVHAVWALQKAGYEAVIINNNPETVSTDFNTSDRLYFEPLFFEDVMNVIEQEQPVGVIVQFGGQTAINLAAPLRAAGVTILGTDLENIDEAEDRKKFERLLSRLEIAQPKGKTVISVDDAVETAQSLGYPVLVRPSYVLGGRAMEIVYSDAELLTYMEQAVKINPEHPVLIDRYMMGKEVEVDAICDGETVLIPGIMEHIERAGVHSGDSIAVYPPQHLSQDLKEKIVEITIKIAKELKTIGLVNIQFVIHKGQVYIIEVNPRSSRTVPFLSKVTNIPMANLATQAILGVKLKDLGYVDGLWPESDHVSVKVPVFSFAKLRRVEPTLGPEMKSTGEVMGRDPNYAKALFKGLIGAGMKIPATGAIVVTVADKDKEEAVPLLEGFYRLGYKIMATGGTAAALEAANIPVTTVNKLSEGSPNILDMIRSGEANFVFNTLTKGKTPQRDGFRIRREAVENGIVCMTSLDTIRALLIMLQTINFSSEAMPALVQ
- the pyrE gene encoding orotate phosphoribosyltransferase, which encodes MIELTEIPNHIASQLLKIKAVALRPQQPFTWTSGIKSPIYCDNRLTMSYPEIRNDIAEAFAAIIRDQYPDAEVIAGTATAGIPHAAWVAQKLNLPMAYIRDKAKGHGKENLIEGLITEGQKVVVIEDLISTGGSSIKAAEAVRVAGATPLAVLAIFSYQLDKGIKAFEEAGIPLQTLSNYTALMDVALAEGTIQESDFELLKSWREDPSSFGK